In the genome of Fluviispira vulneris, one region contains:
- a CDS encoding transporter substrate-binding domain-containing protein — protein MTSSSSSGLKPTACRTIISISLCVLSSFAIFIKSHAAVKLTTLEAIKKKKELVVCSESGYIPLEMKTASGKWLGFDYEMSLAYAKELGVKLTMADTKWDGIIPSLISSKCDMIVSSMAKTVEREKAVAFSDPYYNNNFLIAVLDTPENRKKFAKIENFNTKDIKIAVKTGSAPDLYLKNSETFKNAEIMRFDADSDTVSAVLRGRSTAFIYDTPYVQVAALNNPGKLYIFPETFDKGDQFAVAMRKKDTDLVSSFNTFLANWKKSGGYEKTMKYYFESREWLSLLDK, from the coding sequence ATGACAAGCTCAAGTTCATCAGGGCTAAAACCCACTGCATGCCGCACAATAATTTCAATATCTCTTTGTGTGTTGTCATCATTTGCAATATTTATCAAATCACATGCAGCTGTGAAACTCACAACACTTGAGGCAATAAAAAAGAAAAAAGAGCTCGTTGTCTGTTCTGAATCTGGCTACATCCCTTTGGAAATGAAAACGGCCTCTGGCAAATGGCTTGGCTTCGATTATGAAATGTCCTTGGCTTATGCAAAAGAACTTGGTGTTAAATTGACTATGGCTGATACAAAATGGGATGGGATCATCCCTTCTCTCATCTCATCTAAGTGTGACATGATTGTTTCTTCTATGGCCAAAACGGTCGAACGAGAAAAAGCGGTTGCATTCAGTGACCCTTATTATAACAATAATTTTCTCATTGCTGTTTTAGACACACCTGAAAACCGCAAAAAGTTTGCAAAAATCGAGAATTTTAATACTAAAGATATTAAAATTGCTGTGAAAACGGGTTCGGCACCGGATCTCTATCTCAAAAATTCAGAAACATTTAAAAATGCAGAAATCATGCGCTTCGATGCAGACTCTGACACTGTCAGCGCTGTGCTCAGAGGCCGGTCGACTGCTTTCATTTATGACACTCCATATGTTCAAGTTGCAGCACTGAATAACCCAGGCAAGTTATATATCTTCCCTGAGACTTTCGATAAAGGTGACCAATTTGCTGTCGCAATGCGTAAGAAAGACACAGATCTTGTCTCAAGCTTCAATACTTTCTTAGCAAACTGGAAAAAAAGCGGCGGATATGAAAAGACTATGAAGTACTATTTCGAAAGTAGAGAATGGCTTTCTCTTCTGGACAAATAA
- a CDS encoding amino acid ABC transporter permease, translating into MPDKKLSLFYSFLSFFVIALIAFAIVRSFYHLDYQWDFSVLGPYIWLPSSDGGGPGLFLQGLWITIKMSFEGIFFGSILGVIFGILLTTNEKVSKTAALFYVDIFRNTPVLVQLYVAYFIVGTAFNLSGSVAGVLTMSLFCSAYVAEIFRGTLANFEKGQIDAAKALGLSPFQVARKVIAPQALRNMLPPLVGQFVSLIKDSSLLSVVAIPELTKEAQNAVTVTFRSFETWFFIALLYFVVNTLVSSFGRYLEKRLSVSLKQ; encoded by the coding sequence ATGCCAGATAAAAAACTCTCTTTATTCTATTCTTTTTTGTCTTTTTTCGTCATTGCACTCATCGCGTTCGCAATCGTACGGAGCTTTTATCACCTTGATTATCAATGGGACTTTAGTGTTTTAGGGCCCTATATTTGGTTGCCTTCAAGTGATGGCGGAGGTCCTGGACTCTTCTTGCAAGGTCTTTGGATTACAATCAAGATGAGTTTTGAAGGCATCTTTTTTGGCTCTATTCTTGGAGTGATTTTCGGAATTCTATTGACGACAAACGAGAAGGTCTCGAAGACAGCAGCTCTTTTTTACGTTGATATATTTAGAAACACCCCTGTCTTAGTTCAATTATATGTTGCTTATTTTATCGTCGGTACCGCTTTCAATTTATCCGGAAGTGTTGCAGGTGTTTTAACAATGAGCTTATTCTGTTCAGCATATGTGGCAGAAATTTTTAGAGGAACTTTAGCAAATTTTGAAAAAGGCCAGATTGATGCTGCAAAAGCTCTTGGATTAAGCCCATTTCAAGTCGCAAGAAAAGTAATTGCACCTCAAGCACTGCGCAATATGTTACCTCCCCTTGTAGGACAATTTGTTTCTTTAATTAAAGACAGCTCTTTGTTATCAGTTGTCGCTATTCCTGAGTTAACTAAAGAAGCTCAGAATGCAGTCACTGTTACTTTCCGCAGTTTCGAAACTTGGTTTTTTATTGCTCTTTTGTATTTTGTTGTAAATACTCTTGTGAGCTCTTTTGGTCGTTACCTTGAAAAAAGATTAAGTGTAAGTCTCAAACAGTAA
- a CDS encoding amino acid ABC transporter ATP-binding protein, whose protein sequence is MSQEVVVSLKEVNKIFRTPTAEHHVLKGINFEVKQGEVVALIGPSGSGKSTCLRTINALETITSGDVEVCGINYRNSKQSLHMIRRNTGMIFQRFELFPHMTAIENVALGPNLVLGKSKDESYKIAKDLLDRVGLGNHMHKFPKGLSGGQQQRVAIARALAINPKILLCDEPTSALDPELVDEVVDILVDIAATGMTMIVVTHELYFAQKVSHRTMFLENGYIVEQGNTKEMFAAPKTERLQTFLKRITHQS, encoded by the coding sequence ATGTCACAAGAAGTAGTTGTCAGCCTTAAAGAAGTTAATAAAATATTTCGCACTCCCACTGCTGAGCATCATGTGCTTAAGGGTATCAATTTTGAAGTTAAGCAAGGAGAAGTTGTTGCTTTAATCGGTCCTTCAGGAAGTGGAAAGAGTACCTGTTTACGGACTATCAATGCTCTCGAAACGATCACATCGGGTGATGTTGAAGTATGCGGAATCAATTACCGTAACTCGAAGCAGTCCCTGCATATGATTCGCCGCAATACTGGGATGATTTTTCAACGCTTTGAATTATTCCCACATATGACGGCTATTGAAAATGTGGCTTTAGGTCCTAATCTTGTGCTTGGTAAATCTAAAGATGAATCTTATAAAATAGCAAAAGATCTCTTGGATAGAGTGGGGCTTGGCAATCACATGCATAAGTTTCCAAAAGGACTTTCAGGTGGTCAGCAGCAGCGTGTCGCAATCGCACGTGCACTCGCAATCAATCCCAAAATCTTATTATGCGACGAACCAACAAGTGCACTCGATCCCGAACTTGTAGATGAAGTTGTTGATATTTTAGTTGATATTGCCGCTACAGGTATGACCATGATTGTGGTTACCCACGAACTTTATTTTGCCCAAAAGGTTTCGCATAGAACAATGTTTCTTGAAAATGGCTACATCGTTGAACAGGGCAATACGAAGGAAATGTTTGCTGCACCAAAAACCGAGCGTTTGCAGACATTTTTAAAGCGCATCACGCATCAGTCATAA